GAGCTCCATCACCAGATAGGCCGTGCGGCCTTCGCCGTCCATCGCGCTTTCGCCGTAGTCATGGACCTGGGCGATGCCGGGATGGTTGAGCATCGCGGTCGTGCGTGCCTCAGCCCGGAAACGTTCGATGAACTCCGGGTCCTGCGAGAACTCCTGCTTGAGCACCTTAACCGCGACGCGCCGGCCCAGGCGGCTGTCCACCGCCTCCCACACCTGGCCCATGCCACCGGTGGCGATCAGCCGCTGCAGCCGGTACCGGCCGGACAGCGTCACCCCAACGCGGGGACTCATGTTTCGCCTCGCTCCGGTCCTCGCGCGTTCCGCGCTGCGATCCTCACTCGCCTATGGCGACTCATGGTCCCCCTTGCAAAGCAGCCTCGATCACTGCCCTCCCGATGGGCGCGGCAAGCGCTCCCCCGGTCGCGGACAGGCGATCGCCGCCGTTCTCCACGAGCACCGCCACGGCAATCTTCGGGGCCTGCGCAGGTGCGAAGGCGATGTACCACGCGTGCGGTGGAGTATGCCGCGGGTCGGTGCCATGCTCGGCGGTACCCGTCTTGGATGCGATCTGCACGCCGGGGATAGCCCCTTTCTGCTGTGCGACTTTCTCGGCGCCGACCATCAGCTCTGTTAGCTTAGCGGCGACCTGCGGCGACACCGCGCGGCGCTGCTGGTAAGGGGCCGTGGTGCTGATGTTGGCCAGATCCGGCCCCTTGAGGCTTTCTACCAGGTACGGCTGCATCATGACGCCACCGTTGGCGATGGTCGCGGCCACCTCCGCATTCTCCAGCGGGGTCAGCGCGACGTCCTTCTGTCCGATGCTGGTCATGCCCAGGGCGGCGGCGTCCGGAATGGCCCCCACGGTGGATTCAGCGACCTGCAGCGGAATCGGGTCGGGCGCATTGTCCAGCCCGAACGCGTGCGCCATGCTGCGCAGCGCATCGGTTCCGGTGAGCAGACCGAGCTGCACGAACGCGGTGTTACAGGACTTGGCGAACGCCTCGCTCAGCGGCACCGTGTCGCCGGGGCCGCACGGGGTGCCGCCGTAGTTCTCCAACGTCGCGGTGCTGTTGGGCAGCGGGATTCTGGCCGCCGCCGTCAGCTGTTGGGTCTCGGTGGCCCCGGCCTGCAACGCCGCAGCGGTGGTGATCACCTTGAACGTCGAGCCCGGCGGGTAGGTCTCGGAGATCGCGCGGTTGATCAGCGGGTTGTCGGGGTTGTCGCGCAGACTCTGCCAGGTCTGGGCCTGGATGTCGGGGTTGTGCGACGCCAGCAGATTGGGGTCATACGACGGCGACGACACCATCGCCAGGATCCTGCCGGTGGACGGCTCCAGTGCGACGACGGCGCCCTTGCAGGGCGACCCTCCGCAGCCCTGCTGCATCGCGTCCCAACCGGCCTGCTGAATCCGCGGCCGGATCGTCGTGTCGATATTGCCGCCGCGCGGGTCGCGTCCGGTGAAGAAGTCCGCCAGGCGTCGGCCGAAGAGCCGCTCGTCGGACCCGTTGAGCAGCGAATCCTCGGCGCGTTCCAGGCCCGCGCTGGAGTAGCGCAGGGAGTAGAACCCGGTGACCGGCGCGTAGGCCGCGGGATTGGGATACACCCGCAGAAAACGGAAGCGGCTGTCGGTGGCCACCGAGTACGCCAGCAGTTGGCCCCCGGCGATGATCTGTCCCCGCTGGCGCGAATACTCGTCGAGCAGCACACGCTGATTGCGCGGGTCGGCGCGCAGCCCGTCGGCCGTGAAAACCTGCGTCATCGTGGCGTTGAGCAGCAGCAATACGATCAACGCCATCACGGTCATCGAGATTCGGCGCAGCGAGGTGTTCATACGCGCTCGATCACCTCGGTACTGGCCGCCGCGATCGGGGACTTCTTGCGCGGGCGGGTGCGCAGAGGCCGGCGGGCGCCATCGGAGATCCGGGCCAGGATGCCGAGTAGCACGTAATTGGCCAGCAGCGACGATCCGCCGTAGGACATCCACGGCGTGGTCAGCCCGGTCAGCGGGATCAGCTTGGTGACGCCGCCGACGACGATGAAGAGCTGGATCGCCAGCGTCGAGGCCAAGCCGGCCGCCAGCAACTTGCCGAAGCTGTCACGGGTGGCGATCGCCGTGCGCATGCCGCGGATGATGATGATCGTGTAGAGCATCAGGATGCTGGCCAGGCCGACCAGGCCCAGCTCTTCGCCGAAGGCGGCGATGATGAAGTCGGTCGAGGCGGCGGGGACGGTATCGGGCTGGCCGTTGCCCAGTCCGGTGCCGAAGATCCCGCCGGTGGCGAAGCTGAACAGAGCCTGCACCATTTGATAGCCGGTGCCGTCGGGGTCGGCGAACGGGTCCAGCCACGTCTGCACACGGACCCGCACGTGCGCGAACAGGTGGTATGCCACCAGGCTGCCGCCGGCGAACAACACCAGGCCCAGCATCACCCAACTGAACCGCTGCGTGGCCAGGTAGACCACCACCAGAAAGGATGCGTACAGCAGCAGCGAGGTGCCCAGGTCCTTCTCGAAGACCATCACGCCCACCGAGATCACCCAGGCGGCCAGCAGCGGAGCCAGGTCGCGCGGCCGCGGCAGGGTCAGGCCCAGCATGTGCTTGCCCGCGCTGGTGAACAGGTTGCGCTTGGCCACCAGCACCGCGGAGAAGAAGATCAACAGCAGAATCTTGGAGAACTCGGCGGGTTGAATCGAGAAGCCCGGCAACCGAATCCAGATCTTGGCGCCGTTCTGCTCGGACAAGGACGCCGGCAGCAGCGCGGGAATCACCAGGAAGATCAGACCGGCCAGGCCGCAGATGTAGCCGTAGCGCGCGAGCTGGCGGTGGTCCTTGAGGAACGTCACCACCAGTGCGAAGGCGGTGACACCGACCAGGGTCCACAGCATCTGCTGGTAGGCGCTGGGATGGCGGTGTGGCCCACCCTGCTTGTCCACTAGATCCAGACGGTGGATCATCACCAGGCCCAGCCCGTTGAGCAACGCCACCACCGGCAGCAGCAGCGGATCGGTGTAGGGCGCGAAGCGCCGGATCGCCAGATGGGCGATACCGAACAGGGTGAGGAAACCCAGCCCGTAGGTGGTGAGGTCCCAGTGCAGACCCCGCTCCTGGTTGGCTTCGACGATGAACAGCGCGGCGATGGTGATGACCGCGGCAAAACACAACAGCAGCAACTCGGCGTTGCGCCGAGTCGGCAGCGGAGGTGTCACCGCGACCGGTGCCGGCAGTTCCGTTGTGGTCATGCCGCGGGTCGGCAATCGGCCTGCTGTGGCGGGTTTCCGCTCGTCGTCGGCGCCGTGCTGCTGGGCGTGGTCGACGACGGCGTCGCAGGCGCTGCCGGGGTGGTGCTGGGGCGGGTCGATGGCGTGGTGGTGGTCGGAGCGGAACTCGGTGCCGTGGAGGGGGTGGCCGACTGAGTGGCGGAGGCCGGCGCGGACGGTGCGAAACTCGATTCGGGGGTGCCACTGCTGTTGGTCGACGGAGCCGACGGCTCGGGCGCGGACGTGGCGCCCTGCTGACACTTCGGACGCAACGACTTGGCCAGCTGTTGCAGCTGCTTGCGGGCGCCGTCGAGGGTGTCCGACGGCAGTTGCCCGGCTTGAACCGACGCCCGGGCCGCTCCGTTGAGGTAGTCGACTTTCATCAGCCGGCAGTTGTGGCGCTCGGGGGGCTCGCCGGGCCCGATGTCGGAGATCTCGTCGTTGGAGTTCAGGCAGCCCAGCGAATAGACCTCATGTAGTGACAGACCCAGCAGCGAGCCCTGGATACCGCGCATGATGGCCACGGTGCCGTTGTAGTCGGCGACGTAGTAGTTGTTCCGGATGACGGCGCGGCTGATCAGCAGACCGGCGATCAGCACCAGGGTCAGTAACCCGACTACCAGCCCGATCCGGCGTCGCGACCAGCGTCGCTTGGGCGGCGGTTCGACCTGCGGCGCAACTCGTTTGGTGACTTCGCCCTTGCGCGGTCCGATCGCCGAGGCGCGGCCGGCCGCTGTGTTCGGCAGAGTGAGCTGGTCGTCGCCGTCGTCGCCGGACACTGCCCCGGCCAGGATCGGCTGGGTCTGGCCGAACTCGTCGTCGACTACGTCGGCCACGACGACGGTGACGTTGTCCGGGCCGCCACCGCGCAGCGCGAGTTCGATCAGGCGGTATGCGCTTTCAGCGACATCAGGAATCTGCAGGGCTTCGGCGATCGTGTCATTGCTGACCGGATCGGACAGGCCGTCGGAGCACAGCAGGTACCGGTCACCGGCACGCGCCTCGCGCATCGTCAACGTCGGCTCGACCTCGTGCCCGGTCAACGCCCGCATGATCAGCGAGCGCTGCGGATGGCTGTGCGCCTCCTCGGCGGTGATGCGGCCCTCGTCGACCAGCGTCTGGACGAAGGTGTCGTCCTTGGTGATCTGGGTGAGCTCGCCGTCACGGAACAGGTAGCCGCGCGAGTCGCCGATATGGACCAGCCCCAGACGGTTGCCCGCGAACAGGATGGCGGTGAGCGTGGTGCCCATGCCCTCCAGATCGGGCTCCATCTCGACCTGCGCGGCGATCGCGGCATTCCCGGACCGCACCGCGTTGTCGAGCTTGGCCAGCAGGTCCCCGCCCGGCTCGTCGTCGTCGAGGTGCGCCAAGGCGGCGATCACCAGCTGAGAGGCGACTTCCCCGGCTGCGTGGCCACCCATGCCGTCGGCCAGCGCCAACAGGCGTGCGCCGGCGTAGACGGAGTCTTCGTTGTTGGCGCGTACCAGGCCGCGATCGCTGCGGGCGGCATATCGCAGGACCAGGGTCACGGGCGCAACTCTCCCCCGCTAGCGGGCGGTACCCCCATGGT
This genomic stretch from Mycobacterium paragordonae harbors:
- the pbpA gene encoding D,D-transpeptidase PbpA produces the protein MNTSLRRISMTVMALIVLLLLNATMTQVFTADGLRADPRNQRVLLDEYSRQRGQIIAGGQLLAYSVATDSRFRFLRVYPNPAAYAPVTGFYSLRYSSAGLERAEDSLLNGSDERLFGRRLADFFTGRDPRGGNIDTTIRPRIQQAGWDAMQQGCGGSPCKGAVVALEPSTGRILAMVSSPSYDPNLLASHNPDIQAQTWQSLRDNPDNPLINRAISETYPPGSTFKVITTAAALQAGATETQQLTAAARIPLPNSTATLENYGGTPCGPGDTVPLSEAFAKSCNTAFVQLGLLTGTDALRSMAHAFGLDNAPDPIPLQVAESTVGAIPDAAALGMTSIGQKDVALTPLENAEVAATIANGGVMMQPYLVESLKGPDLANISTTAPYQQRRAVSPQVAAKLTELMVGAEKVAQQKGAIPGVQIASKTGTAEHGTDPRHTPPHAWYIAFAPAQAPKIAVAVLVENGGDRLSATGGALAAPIGRAVIEAALQGGP
- a CDS encoding FtsW/RodA/SpoVE family cell cycle protein; this translates as MTTTELPAPVAVTPPLPTRRNAELLLLCFAAVITIAALFIVEANQERGLHWDLTTYGLGFLTLFGIAHLAIRRFAPYTDPLLLPVVALLNGLGLVMIHRLDLVDKQGGPHRHPSAYQQMLWTLVGVTAFALVVTFLKDHRQLARYGYICGLAGLIFLVIPALLPASLSEQNGAKIWIRLPGFSIQPAEFSKILLLIFFSAVLVAKRNLFTSAGKHMLGLTLPRPRDLAPLLAAWVISVGVMVFEKDLGTSLLLYASFLVVVYLATQRFSWVMLGLVLFAGGSLVAYHLFAHVRVRVQTWLDPFADPDGTGYQMVQALFSFATGGIFGTGLGNGQPDTVPAASTDFIIAAFGEELGLVGLASILMLYTIIIIRGMRTAIATRDSFGKLLAAGLASTLAIQLFIVVGGVTKLIPLTGLTTPWMSYGGSSLLANYVLLGILARISDGARRPLRTRPRKKSPIAAASTEVIERV
- a CDS encoding PP2C family protein-serine/threonine phosphatase; translation: MTLVLRYAARSDRGLVRANNEDSVYAGARLLALADGMGGHAAGEVASQLVIAALAHLDDDEPGGDLLAKLDNAVRSGNAAIAAQVEMEPDLEGMGTTLTAILFAGNRLGLVHIGDSRGYLFRDGELTQITKDDTFVQTLVDEGRITAEEAHSHPQRSLIMRALTGHEVEPTLTMREARAGDRYLLCSDGLSDPVSNDTIAEALQIPDVAESAYRLIELALRGGGPDNVTVVVADVVDDEFGQTQPILAGAVSGDDGDDQLTLPNTAAGRASAIGPRKGEVTKRVAPQVEPPPKRRWSRRRIGLVVGLLTLVLIAGLLISRAVIRNNYYVADYNGTVAIMRGIQGSLLGLSLHEVYSLGCLNSNDEISDIGPGEPPERHNCRLMKVDYLNGAARASVQAGQLPSDTLDGARKQLQQLAKSLRPKCQQGATSAPEPSAPSTNSSGTPESSFAPSAPASATQSATPSTAPSSAPTTTTPSTRPSTTPAAPATPSSTTPSSTAPTTSGNPPQQADCRPAA